A genomic segment from Montipora foliosa isolate CH-2021 chromosome 9, ASM3666993v2, whole genome shotgun sequence encodes:
- the LOC137971105 gene encoding collagen triple helix repeat-containing protein 1-like — protein MKARALTDSPPVRRPGEKVEKQISSILNKQESFPPLSASKVKPSTPKWCKETATRLNKNNTSRPVSNVSDSTDERNTSSTTPLVSIGCKEDLLASSDGSDVIVIENLPTTITEQNLVELFKPYSDVLACTIDRDYHGKSLGTAVVRMKSRNACEWIINTFSGEKYPAIKFYDRELEAQAIISFLIDMMRSTAVVLFLLLLPADGQNSPSTSKIQSKCPNGPPGLPGRNGVNGHNGLPGRDGSDGAKGEKGVAGPSGQPGQKGVAGTSGKDADHRNWKQCVWRSGDHRDIGLIKDCLFTKTTDNTALRVVFQSNFYLRCDNCCKRWFITFNGAECSGPMPVDVVLWVNKGAGYEEHRPGLIEGYCENIHKGKIRVGINIGNCNGYGNSDGYTGWNAVSRLMIEEVPRSQ, from the exons ATGAAAGCTCGTGCTTTGACAGATTCACCTCCTGTTAGGAGACCAGGAGAGAAAGTTGAGAAGCAAATTTCCAGCATCTTAAAC AAACAAGAGTCATTTCCTCCACTGTCAGCCAGTAAAGTCAAGCCATCAACGCCAAAGTGGTGCAAAGAGACTGCTACAAGGTTAAACAAGAATAACACATCAAGACCAGTCTCAAATGTATCTGATTCAACAGATGAAAGAAATACAAGCTCCACTACACCTTTGGTTTCCATAGGATGTAAG GAAGATTTGTTGGCTTCATCAGATGGCAGTGATGTTATCGTTATTGAGAATCTTCCTACAACAATTACAGAACAA AATTTGGTTGAATTGTTTAAACCGTACAGCGACGTTTTGGCATGTACCATTGATAGAGACTACCATGGGAAAAGTTTAGGGACAGCTGTTGTCAG AATGAAAAGCAGGAATGCTTGTGAGTGGATAATAAATACATTCAGCGGTGAGAAATATCCTG CTATAAAATTTTATGATCGAGAACTTGAGGCTCAGGCTATCATCAGTTTCCTCATCGACATGATGCGATCGACCGCCGTGGTTCTGTTTCTATTGTTGCTGCCAGCAGATGGTCAAAACTCGCCATCTACTTCAAAG ATTCAATCTAAGTGCCCCAATGGCCCGCCGGGTCTTCCAGGACGAAATGGAGTGAACGGGCACAATGGGTTACCAGGCCGCGACGGAAGCGATGGCGCCAAAGGAGAAAAGGGAGTGGCAGGACCTTCGGGGCAACCTGGTCAGAAGGGAGTAGCGGGAACGAGTGGAAAAGATGCTGATCATAGAAACTGGAAGCAGTGCGTGTGGAGAAGTGGCGACCATCGCGATATCGGCCTAATAAAG GATTGTCTGTTTACAAAAACCACAGATAACACCGCTCTCCGTGTTGTTTTCCAAAGCAATTTCTACTTGCGCTGTGACAACTGTTGTAAGCGATGGTTCATTACCTTCAACGGTGCAGAATGCAGTGGCCCAATGCCTGTTGATGTGGTGCTGTGGGTGAATAAGGGAGCTGGCTATGAAGAACACAGACCTGGGTTAATAGAGGGCTACTGCGAGAACATCCACAAGGGCAAAATCCGTGTTGGGATCAACATCGGAAATTGCAATGGTTATGGTAACTCTGATGGCTATACTGGATGGAATGCAGTGTCTCGTTTGATGATCGAAGAAGTTCCTCGCTCCCAGTAA